The Bacillota bacterium nucleotide sequence TCGGCTCCGCCAGCTGTCGCTATAACGGTGGTGAGGGCTGCCGTTAACGTCGTCTTACCATGATCAATATGACCAATCGTTCCTACGTTTACGTGCGGCTTATTGCGCTCAAACTTCTTTTTACCCAATTATATTCCCCTCCTAATTAGACCAGCGTGCTACTTCATTTTACCAAGCTCTAAGCGTATCGTCAAATGCTGTTTGCGTGGCTCCGACAGCTCACAAATCGCCCAAAAGCGGGCCATGGCCCATGGCAGTGCTAAGCCCTACTAACATGCCGCGGAGCTGGTCAGCGCCTGAGCTCGCCCCTATAGACAGCTGTCTAGCGACAAGCGCGGGTAGCGCATCCTCATGGCCTGCCAAGAGTGCGAGGAGCAAGTCCTCGGCCACGTCTGTAAAATGACCCCTAGCCGCACAGCAGAGCATCCCTTGACTAAAAATCGTGGTCGCGGTGCGTCGTGGCGCGATTAGGCGTTCACAAAGGGCGGTTAAAGACTGATTTTTGTGCTCGCAGCCATGCTGAGCTAGAGTCGCAAAGTGTAGCGCCACCATGAAGCCAGCCAAGGCATCATCCCCGGCAGGCGTCAATCCAGCCCCTAGCCCGAGAAGGCGGTGCGCGTATAACTCGGGCTGGCTACCACTCTTTACGGCCAAGGATAAAGCCCCCAAATTGTGCCGCACACTCTCAGCAAAGGCATCAGAAGTGCTAGAGTGTAAGGTTGCCCTGGCATACCTACCGGCACGGGCAAGCATGGCGGGTAGAAGCTCTTGGCGCAATGTCGGCTGCCCCTTCGTCAGGGCTGGATAGTATGTATTTCCGCCTAATTCAATCTTTACTTCGCCTACGGCGACAGCACCTAGGCGGCAGTGCACTTGCTGTCCAGGCACTATACCTAGTGCCTGCAGCGAGACGCCCTCCGAGCAATCCGTAACGATATTGCTCGGAAAGTTAGGGGTGCCGCGCACCGAGAAGGAAATTAGAGTGCCGTCCGTGCAGAGCACATTAAAGGCGCGCTTAAAGACGCTGTGCACAACCCCCAATGAGGCTTGTGTGTCCGCGCAGAGGACGGCCACCACACTCCCCATGCTCTCGGCCGCAAGCCTTATCATGCCCCTCACGGTTCCCACCTCCTAATTGCACTCCTTGCTTCTTGCTTCTTGCTTCTTGCTTCTTGCTAATCATAACGGCATAACAAAAAACCCTCGAAGCGCAGGCCTCAGGGCATATAAACAGTATGGAGCTGACGACCGGGATTGAACCGGTGACCTCATCCTTACCAAGGATGTGCTCTACCGACTGAGCTACGTCAGCATTGGTAGCGGGGACAGGATTCGAACCTGCGGCCTCCGGGTTATGAGCCCGACGAGCTAACCAGACTGCTCCACCCCGCAATGTAAGCCCACTTCTTGCCTCTTACTTCTTGTTTCTTGCCTCTTGCCTCTTACTTCTTGTTTCTTGCCTCTTGCCTCTTACTTCTTGTCTCTTGCCTCTTGCCTCTTACTTCTTGTTTCTTGCCTCTTGAAATTTGGTAGCGGGGACAGGATTCGAACCTGCGACCTCCGGGTTATGAGCCCGACGAGCTAACCAGACTGCTCCACCCCGCAATGTAAACACGATGGAGCGGGTGATGGGGATCGAACCCACACAGCCAGCTTGGAAGGCTGGAACTCTACCATTGAGCTACACCCGCGAAAAATTCAGATGGTGGAGAGGACTGGATTTGAACCAGTGTAGGCGTAAGCCGGCAGATTTACAGTCTGCTCCCTTTGGCCGCTCGGGCACCTCTCCACTTATGTGGCAACGAACTTCATTATACACCGAAAAAACGCACGCGTCAAGCCAAAAAGATTTTACAAAAAATGTACTTTAGTCTCGCTCCATAAGGTAGCGTTCTACTTTGCGTTTAACCCGTTGTAAGGCATTATCTATGGATTTAACATGGCGATCGAGGTCTTCGGCGATTTCTTGATATGACTTGCCATCAAGATAGAACCGCAAAACTTGGCACTCCAGGCCGCTTAAGAGTTCGCCCATGCGGCTCTCAATGTCGCGAAACTCTTCCTGATGAATCATTAGCTCTTCTGGGTCGGTGATTTTACTGCCAGAGAGAACGTCGAGCAAAGTGCGATCTGATTCTTCATCATAAATAGGTTTATTAAGGGACACATATGAGTTTAGCGGTATATGCTTTTGCCGTGTGGCGGTTTTAATGGCGGTAATAATTTGACGCGTAATACATAACTCGGCAAAGGCCCTAAAGGAAGACAGCTTGTCCGACCTAAAATCACGAATGGCCTTGTAGAGACCAATCATACCCTCCTGGGTGATGTCATCTCGGTCTGCTCCGACCAAGAAGTATGACTTGGCCTTCGCCCGCACAAAGGAGCGGTACTTGTTCATTAGGTACTCTAGCGCATAGGTGCTTCCTTGCTTGGCGCTTTCTACGATATCCTCTTCCGGCATAAATTCTAGAGACACAGTATCACCGACAGAGCACTCCACTAGGCATCGCCTCCACTCCGAGGAACTCTATAAAACAGTTCATGCCTCATTATATATGATGCATTATGTAAAGGTCAACGAAGAAATCAAGGTTTCATGGGCACATGCGGCGTTGCCTTACTAGCTCAAAAAGCACCACTCCGCAAGCCACAGCCACATTTAAGGAGCTTATGGGGCCAAGCATGGGTATGCTTACCAGTTCGTCGCAGCGCTCCTTAAGCAAGCGAGAAATGCCTTCGCCTTCGCTACCAAGAACAACTGCGAGCGGCCCCGACTGCTTAGTTTCGTAAATGACCTTACCGCTGTCCTCTGCTCCGACAACCCAGAAACCGGCCTCTTTTAAGAGCTCGACATGCTGGGCTAGGTTAGCCACCCTGGCCACGGGAAGATGCGCACTCGCGCCCGCCGAGGCCTTAGCCACGGCCGGCGTTAAAGCAACGCTCCGTCGCTTAGGGATAATAACTCCTTGTGCGCCGGCGGCGAGGGCCGTGCGCATAATGGCGCCAAAGTTGTGCGGATCTTCGAGGTGGTCGAGAACAATTAGCAGCGGGTGAGGATGTGCCTTGGCCGCGGCGAGCAAGTCGTCAAAATCGGCATAGTCGTGGGCAGCTAAACGCGCGATGATGCCTTGATGCGGCCGCCCTTCGCTCATTTTGTCGAGAACAGCTTTATCTGTTTCGACCATAATTACCCCTTTGCTCCTAGCCAACTCGACAATATTACGCGCACTGCCGCCGGCACCCTTTTGCAAAAAGAGCTTGTCTATTTCTTTGCCGGACTTGAGCACCTCGAGCACTGGATTGCGACCTTCTACTTGTTCCATACGAACCTCCTAAATTCTTTGGGGCTAAATTCTTTGGGGTGGATTTTGACAACTCATGTCGCCCTCGGTACAGCCGCGCGAGCTCCAGCAGTCTGGTCCCGCGGCACTGAAGACCGCAGGCGCCTGCTTCTTAACGAGGCGGAGCATGGCAAAAGCTAGGGCGCGAATCTCCCACTGGGCACGTGTGCAGCAGCGCAAGTTAAAGAAATTATACAGACTACGAGCATTCATAGTCGCCACTAGCTTAGTGGCACAGGCATTAGGCAGTATGTAGCGCGCGTCCTCCGCGGGCACTAGTGCCAAGAGTTCAGCATAAGTCTGCTGCAGATGCTCCATGGTGGCGTGGTACTTGGCCGTAGCTGCGGCAGATAGAGCGATACTTGGCGGCGTCACAAAAGAAAAGTTGGTAGCCTTAACATAGCGCTGAGACTGCTGGGAATACGAAGCGATACGATGGCGCACCAGCTGGTGCGAGAGGGCGCGACTTACGCCCTCGATGCCAAAGGTGAAGCTGACATGCTCTAGGGGTGACTCATGGCCTAGCGACAAGAGCTTGTCTACCAACTCACGCGCCTTGCCACCCGCTAACTTTTGTCGAATGCCGGCAATATCGAGAGGCGAGTAACAGAGCCTAGCGGCAGCTGCCACCAAGTCATCAGGCGAGGGGGTGTGCTCTAGTAGGGTTACTTTCACTTTTTTCCTCCTCCTGCAAGCCGCGCATGGCAATCAGAATCTCGCGCGCCCTGTCTTCGCGCCCCGTCAGGTAGAGGTAACCTACTAGCCCTTCGATGCCGGTGCTAGAACGATACTCGGCCACAGACGCGCTCTTTGGTACTTGACCTGCTTTTTGATTGCGCGCCCGACGGTAAATTTCTTGCTCCTCGTACGTGAACATGTCTTCGAGCGCATAGTAGCCCTTAGCCTGAAAGGAAGCACGCACAACACGGGCCGTCGCTTCGTGCATTTGGCTCATTTTGCGTGGGCCTTCCTGCATGGTTAAAATACGCATCGCTAACTCATAGTAGGCATCCCCAATGTAAGCCCATGCCGCGGGCGAGTACTCTTCAGGGTCGATTTGCTTCACTGCTTCTTCCACCTTACGCCCTGCGGAGTATCCTCTATCACGACACCCATGGCCGCGAGTTCGGCCCGGTGAGCATCGGCGGCCTTGTAGTCCTTAGCCTGCCGCGCCGCCTGTCTTTTGGCGATAAGCTCATGCACATGGTCTTCAAGCAAGGTGTCTAGAGTTAAGTGTACGCCTAGAACTGCGGCCAGTCGCACCATTACTGCCTGTGTGCTCTCTGCCTCTACCCCGGCTAGTTCTTCACGCGACAGCGCGATATTGGCCTCTTTGGCGATATCAAATATTACGGCCCAAGCCTCGGCGGTATTAAAATCATCCGCTAAGGCTTCTTTAAACTTCTGCTCATAGCCAGTTAGATCCACTACAGGTGCCTGTGCCGTGCTAGGGCGACCTTTAGCCTGTTCGAGAGCCAACAAGGCATTCTCGAGGCGACCGAGCGCGCTAGCGGCACTGTCGATAAGCTCAAGGTCAAAAGACAGGGGCTTGCGGTAGTGGGCACTTTGCAAAAAGAAGCGCAAGAGCTTGCCGTCGTATTTTTCTAAGAGATCTGCGGCCGTGTGGAAGTTGCCGAGCGACTTAGACATTTTGGAGTTGTTGATAACCAAGAACGCGATATGCACCCAGTACTTAACATAGGGCTCGTCCTCGCTCAGTACCTCACTCTGCGCCCGCTCGTTTTCATGGTGGGGGAACATCAGGTCCATGCCGCCGGCATGAATGTCTATATGCCCTCCTAAGATGCTGCGCACCATGACCGAGCACTCAATGTGCCACCCGGGCCGACCTTGCCCCCAGGGGCTGTCCCAGGCAACCTCATGAGGCTTAGCCGCCTTCCACAGGGCA carries:
- the tuf gene encoding elongation factor Tu (EF-Tu; promotes GTP-dependent binding of aminoacyl-tRNA to the A-site of ribosomes during protein biosynthesis; when the tRNA anticodon matches the mRNA codon, GTP hydrolysis results; the inactive EF-Tu-GDP leaves the ribosome and release of GDP is promoted by elongation factor Ts; many prokaryotes have two copies of the gene encoding EF-Tu); its protein translation is MGKKKFERNKPHVNVGTIGHIDHGKTTLTAALTTVIATAGGA
- a CDS encoding DUF2877 domain-containing protein, with the translated sequence MRGMIRLAAESMGSVVAVLCADTQASLGVVHSVFKRAFNVLCTDGTLISFSVRGTPNFPSNIVTDCSEGVSLQALGIVPGQQVHCRLGAVAVGEVKIELGGNTYYPALTKGQPTLRQELLPAMLARAGRYARATLHSSTSDAFAESVRHNLGALSLAVKSGSQPELYAHRLLGLGAGLTPAGDDALAGFMVALHFATLAQHGCEHKNQSLTALCERLIAPRRTATTIFSQGMLCCAARGHFTDVAEDLLLALLAGHEDALPALVARQLSIGASSGADQLRGMLVGLSTAMGHGPLLGDL
- the sigH gene encoding RNA polymerase sporulation sigma factor SigH, whose amino-acid sequence is MPEEDIVESAKQGSTYALEYLMNKYRSFVRAKAKSYFLVGADRDDITQEGMIGLYKAIRDFRSDKLSSFRAFAELCITRQIITAIKTATRQKHIPLNSYVSLNKPIYDEESDRTLLDVLSGSKITDPEELMIHQEEFRDIESRMGELLSGLECQVLRFYLDGKSYQEIAEDLDRHVKSIDNALQRVKRKVERYLMERD
- the rlmB gene encoding 23S rRNA (guanosine(2251)-2'-O)-methyltransferase RlmB encodes the protein MEQVEGRNPVLEVLKSGKEIDKLFLQKGAGGSARNIVELARSKGVIMVETDKAVLDKMSEGRPHQGIIARLAAHDYADFDDLLAAAKAHPHPLLIVLDHLEDPHNFGAIMRTALAAGAQGVIIPKRRSVALTPAVAKASAGASAHLPVARVANLAQHVELLKEAGFWVVGAEDSGKVIYETKQSGPLAVVLGSEGEGISRLLKERCDELVSIPMLGPISSLNVAVACGVVLFELVRQRRMCP
- a CDS encoding FAD-dependent thymidylate synthase; its protein translation is MKVTLLEHTPSPDDLVAAAARLCYSPLDIAGIRQKLAGGKARELVDKLLSLGHESPLEHVSFTFGIEGVSRALSHQLVRHRIASYSQQSQRYVKATNFSFVTPPSIALSAAATAKYHATMEHLQQTYAELLALVPAEDARYILPNACATKLVATMNARSLYNFFNLRCCTRAQWEIRALAFAMLRLVKKQAPAVFSAAGPDCWSSRGCTEGDMSCQNPPQRI
- a CDS encoding ribonuclease III, translated to MKQIDPEEYSPAAWAYIGDAYYELAMRILTMQEGPRKMSQMHEATARVVRASFQAKGYYALEDMFTYEEQEIYRRARNQKAGQVPKSASVAEYRSSTGIEGLVGYLYLTGREDRAREILIAMRGLQEEEKSESNPTRAHPLA
- the cysS gene encoding cysteine--tRNA ligase — encoded protein: MDLMIYNSLTRRKERFVPRVRGQVGMYLCGPTVYGRFHIGNARTFVLGDTMRRILEYLGYKVTYVQNFTDVDDKIIKRAKEAGISTEELVEREIANYFADAARLEIRHADAHPRVTEHIQNIIDYILLLVEHGYAYQVGGDVYFAVQKYEAYGQLSNQKLDDLILGSRVELGEGKHFAADFALWKAAKPHEVAWDSPWGQGRPGWHIECSVMVRSILGGHIDIHAGGMDLMFPHHENERAQSEVLSEDEPYVKYWVHIAFLVINNSKMSKSLGNFHTAADLLEKYDGKLLRFFLQSAHYRKPLSFDLELIDSAASALGRLENALLALEQAKGRPSTAQAPVVDLTGYEQKFKEALADDFNTAEAWAVIFDIAKEANIALSREELAGVEAESTQAVMVRLAAVLGVHLTLDTLLEDHVHELIAKRQAARQAKDYKAADAHRAELAAMGVVIEDTPQGVRWKKQ